In a single window of the Gadus macrocephalus chromosome 6, ASM3116895v1 genome:
- the ifnlr1 gene encoding interferon lambda receptor 1: MRFLRSLLCVLWCYGSRGDGSPAVGDGSPAVGDKMPYFVSRNFYNVLHWNHTEEDEGLLYSVRTRSTVDGAPLLRKSGCQNISARSCDLTADTPPLPGVEYHALLYANGRFLEKSVRFNPVADTVLGPPLLSLRVSGSSLHLNVTLPPGPGGVALQDLLKGSRTRSTTDPVVGYTLTVTHPDWAALVNDSLTGRYVVQLKNNDTRYCGHVVYKPNFLFGRPPSDPKTFCVRMPRGRWAEVPWVLLAGGLVLVLGS; encoded by the exons ATGAGGTTCCTGAGGAGCCTCCTCTGTGTGCTGTGGTGCTACG GTTCCCGCGGTGACGGCAGCCCTGCCGTCGGTGACGGCAGCCCTGCCGTCGGTGACAAGATGCCCTACTTTGTCTCTAGAAACTTCTACAACGTGCTGCACTGGAACCATACGGAGGAGGACGAAGGGCTGCTTTACTCCGTCAGGACCCGGAG CACGGTGGACGGGGCGCCGCTGCTGCGCAAGAGCGGCTGTCAGAACATCAGCGcccggtcatgtgacctgacGGCGGACACGCCCCCGCTGCCCGGTGTGGAGTACCACGCCCTGCTGTACGCCAACGGGCGCTTCCTGGAGAAGAGCGTCCGCTTCAACCCCGTCGCCGACA cggttCTGGGGCCCCCCCTGCTGTCCCTGAGGGTCTCTggctcctccctccacctgAATGTGACCCTTCCCCCGGGGCCCGGGGGCGTGGCCCTCCAGGACCTGCTGAAGGGCAGCCGGACCCGCAGCACAACGGACCCCGTGGTGGGGTACACCCTGACGGTCACCCACCCCGACTGGGCTGCCCTG GTCAACGACAGCCTCACGGGGCGCTACGTGGTGCAGCTGAAGAACAACGACACGCGGTACTGCGGCCACGTGGTGTACAAACCCAACTTCCTGTTCGGACGGCCGCCCAGCGACCCCAAGACCTTCTGCGTCCGCATGCCaa gaGGTCGATGGGCGGAGGTGCCCTGGGTCCTCCTGGCAGGGggtctagtcctggtcctggggTCCTGA